Proteins from a single region of Cupriavidus sp. MP-37:
- a CDS encoding FAD-dependent oxidoreductase — protein sequence MSSIDYQRLSFAYQPCAEQQRAGQSAQSADAAPAAVHPVVVVGAGPVGLATAIDLAQRGVRVVLVDDDCTLSTGSRAICFSKRTLDIFDRLGCGERMVDKGVRWHVGRVFLRDEQVYSFDLLPESGHRRPAFINLQQYYLEGYLLERAQALANIEIRWRNKVVGVESRGGTDAGVVLSVETPDGCYPLAARYVVAADGSRSPMRKLLGLDSKGRTFRDRFLIADVRMEADFPAERWFWFDPPFHPHQSVLLHRQPDNVWRIDFQLGWDADPVLEKSPERVIPRVQALLGKEVKFELEWVSVYTFSCQRMDSFRHGNILFAGDAAHGVSPFGARGANSGVQDAENLAWKLAYVLQGHACDRLLDTYASEREFAADENIRNSTRSTDFITPKSAASRVFRDAVLALSRRHAFARALVNSGRLSVPAVLHGSPLNTEDAAPAAGGKLVPGAVCCDAPVSGVGGAGWLLSYLGGDFTLLVFGNPEGLDAGTLADLAALKQAGTPLRLVYVTDAAQPPMTCSHATVLRDDQGLAAARYGAAPGTCYLIRPDQHVCARWHRPDPAAIRAALARATGAGLRAPQPGRMAA from the coding sequence ATGAGCAGCATCGACTACCAGCGGCTGTCGTTCGCATACCAGCCCTGCGCGGAACAGCAGCGCGCCGGGCAATCCGCCCAATCCGCCGACGCCGCGCCCGCGGCGGTGCATCCGGTGGTCGTGGTCGGGGCCGGCCCGGTCGGGCTGGCCACCGCCATCGACCTGGCGCAACGCGGCGTGCGCGTGGTGCTGGTGGATGACGACTGCACGCTGTCGACCGGGTCGCGCGCGATCTGCTTTTCCAAGCGCACGCTCGATATCTTCGACCGTCTCGGCTGCGGCGAGCGCATGGTCGACAAGGGCGTGCGCTGGCATGTCGGCAGGGTGTTCCTGCGCGACGAGCAGGTCTACAGCTTCGACCTGCTGCCCGAGAGCGGCCATCGCCGTCCCGCCTTCATCAACCTGCAGCAGTACTACCTGGAAGGCTACCTGCTGGAGCGCGCACAGGCGCTGGCCAATATCGAGATCCGCTGGCGCAACAAGGTGGTCGGCGTGGAAAGCCGCGGCGGCACCGATGCCGGCGTGGTGCTGAGCGTCGAGACCCCCGACGGCTGCTACCCGCTGGCCGCGCGCTACGTGGTCGCCGCCGACGGCTCGCGCAGCCCGATGCGCAAGCTGCTGGGCCTGGACAGCAAGGGCCGCACCTTCCGCGACCGCTTCCTGATTGCCGACGTCAGGATGGAGGCCGATTTCCCGGCCGAGCGCTGGTTCTGGTTCGATCCGCCCTTCCATCCGCACCAGTCGGTATTGCTGCATCGGCAGCCGGACAATGTCTGGCGCATCGACTTCCAGCTGGGCTGGGACGCCGACCCGGTGCTGGAGAAATCCCCGGAGCGCGTGATTCCGCGGGTGCAGGCGCTGCTGGGCAAGGAGGTGAAGTTCGAGCTGGAGTGGGTCAGCGTCTACACCTTCTCCTGCCAGCGCATGGACAGCTTCCGCCACGGCAATATCCTGTTCGCCGGCGACGCCGCGCACGGGGTCTCGCCGTTCGGCGCGCGCGGTGCCAACAGCGGCGTGCAGGACGCCGAGAACCTGGCGTGGAAGCTGGCCTACGTGCTGCAAGGCCATGCCTGCGACCGGCTGCTGGACACCTACGCCAGCGAGCGCGAATTCGCCGCCGACGAGAACATCCGCAACTCCACCCGCTCGACCGACTTCATCACGCCCAAGAGCGCCGCCAGCCGCGTGTTCCGCGACGCGGTGCTGGCGCTGTCCAGGCGCCACGCGTTCGCGCGCGCCCTGGTGAACAGCGGCAGGCTGTCGGTACCGGCGGTGCTGCACGGCTCGCCGCTGAACACCGAGGACGCCGCGCCCGCTGCCGGCGGCAAGCTGGTGCCGGGCGCGGTCTGCTGCGATGCGCCGGTGTCCGGCGTGGGCGGCGCGGGCTGGCTGCTGTCGTACCTCGGCGGCGACTTCACCTTGCTGGTGTTCGGCAATCCGGAAGGCCTCGATGCCGGCACGCTGGCCGACCTGGCGGCGCTGAAGCAGGCCGGCACGCCGCTGCGGCTGGTCTATGTCACCGACGCCGCGCAGCCGCCCATGACCTGCAGCCACGCCACCGTGCTGCGCGACGACCAAGGCCTGGCGGCGGCACGCTACGGCGCCGCGCCCGGCACCTGCTACCTGATCCGTCCGGACCAGCATGTGTGCGCGCGCTGGCACCGTCCCGACCCGGCCGCGATCCGCGCCGCGCTGGCGCGCGCCACCGGCGCCGGGCTGCGCGCGCCGCAGCCGGGCCGCATGGCCGCCTGA
- a CDS encoding Crp/Fnr family transcriptional regulator translates to MTQSDDRQPQRKAMPCSTCCRMAGACPECKPGGPQRGTAGTEGAQRTVCLRKGEFLYLLGDPVTSVYAIRVGTIKTHVTTEDGRTQVVAFHFPGDMVGLDSLVRPHYASYATALEDTKLCLFTVDALRLAAATLAPLGRQLLAALDGELQRARAVQTMLALMTAEERLVTFLLWLADGFALRGFSSSAFVLRMSREEIGSFIGLTLETVSRQFSRLADVGLITVRHRTITLLDKPALRAIAARPMILVHAPAPRLPLAGGAAAPAQG, encoded by the coding sequence ATGACACAGTCCGACGATCGCCAGCCGCAGCGCAAAGCCATGCCGTGCAGCACGTGCTGCCGGATGGCCGGCGCCTGCCCTGAGTGCAAGCCGGGCGGCCCGCAACGGGGCACGGCAGGCACGGAAGGCGCGCAACGCACGGTCTGCCTGCGCAAGGGCGAGTTCCTGTACCTGCTGGGCGACCCGGTGACATCGGTCTATGCCATTCGCGTCGGCACCATCAAGACCCATGTCACCACCGAAGACGGGCGCACCCAGGTGGTCGCCTTCCACTTCCCCGGCGACATGGTCGGACTCGACAGCCTGGTGCGCCCGCACTATGCGTCGTACGCCACCGCGCTCGAAGACACCAAGCTGTGCCTGTTCACCGTCGACGCGCTGCGCCTCGCCGCGGCCACGCTGGCGCCGCTCGGCAGGCAATTGCTGGCGGCGCTGGACGGCGAGCTGCAGCGCGCGCGGGCGGTGCAGACCATGCTGGCGCTGATGACTGCCGAAGAGCGGCTGGTGACCTTCCTGCTGTGGCTGGCCGACGGCTTCGCGCTGCGCGGCTTTTCATCGTCGGCCTTCGTGCTGCGCATGAGCCGCGAGGAAATCGGCAGCTTTATCGGCCTGACGCTGGAAACGGTCAGCCGGCAGTTCTCGCGGCTGGCGGACGTCGGCCTGATCACGGTACGGCACCGCACCATCACGCTGCTCGACAAGCCCGCGCTGCGCGCCATTGCCGCGCGCCCGATGATCCTCGTCCACGCGCCCGCGCCACGCTTGCCGCTGGCGGGCGGCGCAGCGGCACCCGCGCAAGGCTGA
- a CDS encoding IclR family transcriptional regulator: protein MARPRAGAGAKPSGEPPARADKAQRGIQSVEVGARLLAALAAARVPMPLAALAEAAQLAPAQAHAYLVSLARLGLIKRDHLSGRYEPGPLSLRLGLLHLEQDAAWRAALPRADALAQALGCSVAICLAGPQGPTIVRYVPASAPLHVNLHVGTVMALAATATGRVFCAFQPPAQWQPLWHAQQPDATAADLAAFNARLAEIRARGIERSIDAPSPAVSSLSVPVLDGAGALRLVLTLVGSTGAIDVDWHGAAARALLAAGAEIGAALREPNGEQP, encoded by the coding sequence ATGGCCAGACCCAGGGCAGGAGCGGGGGCAAAGCCGTCAGGCGAGCCCCCGGCGCGCGCCGACAAAGCGCAGCGCGGCATCCAGAGCGTCGAGGTGGGCGCGCGCCTGCTCGCGGCGCTGGCCGCGGCGCGCGTGCCGATGCCGCTGGCGGCGCTGGCCGAGGCCGCGCAGCTGGCGCCGGCCCAGGCGCATGCCTATCTGGTCAGCCTGGCGCGGCTGGGCCTGATCAAGCGCGACCACCTGTCCGGCCGCTACGAGCCCGGCCCGCTGTCGCTGCGCCTGGGACTGCTGCACCTGGAGCAGGACGCCGCCTGGCGCGCCGCGCTGCCGCGCGCCGATGCGCTGGCGCAGGCGCTGGGCTGCAGCGTGGCGATCTGCCTGGCGGGGCCGCAGGGGCCGACCATCGTGCGCTATGTGCCGGCCAGCGCGCCGTTGCACGTCAACCTGCACGTGGGCACGGTGATGGCGCTGGCCGCCACCGCCACCGGCCGCGTGTTCTGCGCCTTCCAGCCGCCGGCGCAGTGGCAGCCGTTGTGGCACGCGCAGCAGCCGGATGCCACCGCGGCGGACCTGGCTGCATTCAACGCCAGGCTGGCGGAGATTCGCGCGCGCGGCATCGAGCGCAGCATCGATGCCCCCAGCCCCGCCGTCAGCAGCCTCAGCGTGCCGGTGCTCGACGGCGCCGGCGCGTTGCGGCTGGTGCTGACGCTGGTGGGATCGACCGGCGCCATCGATGTCGACTGGCACGGCGCGGCGGCGCGGGCGCTGCTCGCCGCGGGCGCGGAGATCGGTGCGGCGCTGCGCGAACCGAACGGTGAACAGCCATGA
- a CDS encoding tripartite tricarboxylate transporter substrate binding protein yields the protein MQGWIRRAATGLLFAWAATAAGTALADYPDKPVRLVVPFPPGGATDLLAREIGNALSARLHQPVVIDNRPGAGGNLAAIAVARAPADGYTLLFGTFGSLAVNKSLYDKPGYDPLKDFAPVASVAYLPNVLVVHPSVPARTVPELLALARKEPAKLTYGSFGNGSSSHLAGELFTHLAGVDITHIPYKGSAASMTDLIGGRITMMFDSVSTALPYIRDKRVRALAVTTQKPSEQLPGVPTLAAAGVPGYELTAWFGVAAPAGTPKAVIDRLNGEIVDALKQPELAARLASQGTVPFPATPAQFGSYIRAQYEKWDSLIKSAKIKLDN from the coding sequence ATGCAGGGTTGGATCAGGCGTGCGGCCACGGGGCTGCTGTTTGCATGGGCGGCGACCGCCGCCGGCACCGCGCTGGCGGACTACCCCGACAAGCCGGTGCGGCTGGTGGTGCCGTTCCCGCCGGGCGGCGCCACCGACCTGCTGGCGCGCGAAATCGGCAACGCGCTGTCGGCGCGGCTGCACCAGCCGGTGGTGATCGACAACCGCCCCGGCGCCGGCGGCAACCTCGCGGCGATTGCGGTGGCGCGCGCGCCCGCCGACGGCTATACGCTGCTGTTCGGCACCTTCGGCTCGCTGGCGGTGAACAAGAGCCTGTATGACAAGCCCGGCTACGATCCGCTCAAGGACTTCGCGCCGGTGGCGTCGGTGGCTTACCTGCCCAACGTGCTGGTGGTGCATCCCAGCGTGCCCGCGCGCACCGTGCCGGAACTGCTGGCGCTGGCGCGCAAGGAGCCGGCCAAGCTCACCTACGGCTCGTTCGGCAACGGCTCGTCGTCGCACCTGGCGGGCGAGCTGTTCACGCACCTGGCTGGTGTCGATATCACGCATATTCCGTACAAGGGCAGCGCGGCGTCGATGACCGACCTGATCGGCGGGCGCATCACCATGATGTTCGACAGCGTCTCCACGGCACTGCCGTATATCCGCGACAAGCGCGTGCGCGCGCTGGCGGTGACCACGCAGAAGCCGTCCGAGCAGCTGCCCGGCGTGCCGACGCTGGCCGCCGCCGGCGTGCCCGGCTACGAACTGACCGCATGGTTCGGCGTGGCGGCTCCGGCCGGCACGCCGAAGGCGGTGATCGACCGTCTCAACGGCGAGATCGTCGACGCGCTGAAGCAGCCCGAACTGGCCGCCAGGCTGGCCAGCCAGGGCACGGTGCCCTTTCCCGCCACGCCGGCGCAGTTCGGCAGCTATATCCGCGCGCAATACGAGAAGTGGGACAGCCTGATCAAGTCCGCCAAGATCAAGCTCGATAACTGA
- a CDS encoding PAS domain-containing sensor histidine kinase, producing the protein MTRRPEDPQPHAGNASAPTSAPTSGAQPGSPDDRNAADTPYRTLVEAVQDYAIFTLDVDGHVSSWNKGAARIKGYRREEILGKHFSQFYTPDAIARRWPDAELKAAAELGRFEDEGWRVRKDGSRFWANVVITALRDPDGRLIGFGKVTRDLTEQRRAAEALRQSEESLRLLVEGVKDYAIFMLDPGGHIASWNSGASYIKGYRRDEIIGRHFSLFYPQEDVAAGKPARHLDLARRAGRIEDEGWRVRKDGSLFWANVTLTAVYDDSRALRGFAEVTRDMSERRRREELERSSQRLNEFLATLSHELRNPLAPVRSALTAMRLAPGDGALANQSLALIERQVTHLSRLVDDLLDIGRITSGRIELRTGPVELDDIIALAIEGARPALDAKSQRVDVQRAHGPIRMDADKTRLVQVLQNLVLNASKFSPPGTVVTIATAVQHRTLEIRVADQGRGISPHALEEIFQLFVQEGRPGTDVQGGLGIGLSLCRSLVELHGGTIAAASAGPGLGSTFTVRLPLPAARQPDAPRDAALPATDHASAEVKVQRILLVDDNRDAADSLAMLLEMCGHEVTIAYDGSEALHVAPRCRPHIALIDLAMPGMDGFEVVRAMRGVAGTESTRFVALTGFGQPADREHTEAAGFDAHLVKPVELETLFGTIARLRQPD; encoded by the coding sequence ATGACAAGACGCCCCGAGGATCCGCAACCCCATGCCGGCAACGCCAGCGCCCCAACCAGCGCCCCAACCAGCGGCGCGCAGCCCGGCAGCCCGGACGACCGCAACGCCGCGGACACCCCCTACCGGACGCTGGTGGAAGCCGTACAGGACTACGCCATCTTCACGCTCGACGTGGACGGCCATGTCTCCAGCTGGAACAAGGGCGCCGCGCGCATCAAGGGCTACCGGCGCGAGGAGATCCTGGGCAAGCATTTCTCGCAGTTCTATACGCCCGACGCTATCGCCCGCCGCTGGCCCGACGCGGAACTGAAGGCGGCCGCCGAACTGGGCCGCTTCGAGGACGAGGGCTGGCGCGTGCGCAAGGACGGCAGCCGCTTCTGGGCCAACGTCGTCATCACCGCCTTGCGCGATCCCGACGGCCGTCTGATCGGCTTCGGCAAGGTCACGCGCGACCTGACCGAGCAGCGCCGCGCTGCCGAGGCGCTGCGCCAGAGCGAAGAATCGCTGCGCCTGCTGGTGGAGGGCGTCAAGGACTACGCGATCTTCATGCTCGATCCGGGCGGCCATATCGCCAGCTGGAACTCGGGCGCGTCCTATATCAAAGGCTACCGGCGCGACGAGATCATCGGCCGCCATTTCTCGCTGTTCTATCCGCAGGAAGACGTCGCCGCGGGCAAGCCGGCCCGGCACCTGGACCTGGCCCGGCGCGCCGGGCGCATCGAGGACGAAGGCTGGCGCGTGCGCAAGGACGGTTCGCTGTTCTGGGCCAATGTCACGCTGACCGCCGTGTACGACGATTCGCGCGCGCTGCGCGGTTTTGCCGAGGTGACGCGCGACATGAGCGAACGCCGCCGCCGCGAGGAACTGGAACGCTCCAGCCAGCGCCTGAACGAATTCCTCGCCACGCTTTCGCACGAGCTGCGCAATCCGCTGGCGCCGGTGCGCAGCGCGCTGACCGCGATGCGGCTGGCGCCCGGCGACGGCGCGCTGGCCAACCAGAGCCTGGCGCTGATCGAGCGCCAGGTGACGCACCTGAGCCGGCTGGTCGACGACCTGCTCGACATCGGGCGCATCACCTCCGGCCGGATCGAGCTGCGCACCGGACCGGTGGAACTCGACGACATCATCGCGCTGGCGATCGAGGGCGCGCGCCCGGCGCTCGATGCCAAGTCGCAGCGCGTCGACGTGCAGCGCGCGCACGGCCCGATCCGCATGGATGCCGACAAGACGCGGCTGGTGCAGGTGTTGCAGAACCTGGTGCTCAATGCATCGAAGTTTTCACCGCCCGGCACCGTCGTGACGATTGCCACGGCGGTGCAGCACCGTACCCTCGAGATCCGGGTGGCGGACCAGGGCCGGGGCATCTCGCCGCATGCGCTCGAGGAAATCTTCCAGCTGTTCGTGCAGGAAGGCCGGCCCGGCACCGATGTGCAGGGCGGGCTGGGCATCGGCCTGTCGCTGTGCCGCTCGCTGGTGGAGCTGCACGGCGGCACCATCGCCGCCGCCAGTGCCGGGCCCGGGCTGGGCAGCACCTTCACCGTACGCCTGCCGCTGCCGGCCGCGCGCCAGCCTGACGCCCCGCGCGACGCCGCCCTGCCGGCGACCGACCACGCCAGCGCCGAGGTGAAGGTGCAGCGCATCCTGCTGGTCGACGACAACCGCGACGCCGCCGACAGCCTGGCGATGCTGCTCGAAATGTGCGGCCACGAGGTGACCATTGCCTACGACGGCTCCGAGGCCCTGCACGTGGCGCCGCGCTGCCGGCCGCATATCGCGCTGATCGACCTGGCCATGCCGGGCATGGACGGCTTCGAGGTGGTGCGCGCCATGCGCGGCGTGGCCGGCACCGAATCGACCCGTTTCGTCGCGCTGACGGGCTTTGGCCAGCCGGCCGACCGGGAGCATACCGAAGCCGCGGGCTTCGATGCGCACCTGGTCAAGCCGGTGGAGCTGGAAACCCTGTTCGGCACCATCGCGCGGCTGCGCCAGCCTGACTGA
- the flhD gene encoding flagellar transcriptional regulator FlhD, whose amino-acid sequence MEQARPAGASAPDTHHEADADSLRQVEALNLSYLLLVQRLMRENEAEALFRLGLGRELGRLLAALTAPQIVALARSSLVLCRFRLDDSLLVATLTGTEPPHALPGMHAAIVMASRRD is encoded by the coding sequence ATGGAACAGGCCAGGCCTGCCGGTGCCAGCGCGCCCGACACGCACCACGAAGCGGACGCGGACAGCCTGCGGCAGGTCGAGGCGCTGAACCTGTCCTACCTGCTGCTGGTACAGCGGCTGATGCGCGAAAACGAGGCCGAGGCACTGTTCCGGCTCGGCCTCGGGCGCGAGCTGGGACGCCTTCTGGCAGCGCTGACGGCGCCGCAGATCGTGGCGCTGGCGCGTTCCAGCCTGGTGCTGTGCCGCTTCCGGCTGGATGACAGCCTGCTGGTGGCCACGCTGACCGGGACTGAGCCGCCGCACGCCTTGCCAGGCATGCATGCCGCCATCGTGATGGCATCGCGGCGCGATTGA
- a CDS encoding IclR family transcriptional regulator, which produces MSGANETPQDPDGGKPQRGIQSLDSTGQLLGALVAAGRPLPLRDLALAAGMPAAKAFPHLVSLQKTGLLARDAAGNYRCGPLALELGLIALQRLSPTREAEPEVIELAGTTGLSVAMAVLGPLGPTVVRLEESARPQHVSLRVGTVLSLVHTAIGRTVAAHLPANVLAGLLQNDALRMAGAAADKVLGPGGKLAPAYAARLAQVRAARLDNALSHPVPGIDTLAAPVFDHTGSLALVIAVMGSSGSFDSSTAGATAALVRQAAARLSWRFGAPEAG; this is translated from the coding sequence ATGAGCGGCGCGAACGAAACCCCGCAGGACCCGGACGGCGGCAAGCCGCAGCGCGGCATCCAGTCGCTTGACAGCACCGGCCAGTTGCTCGGCGCGCTGGTGGCCGCGGGGCGGCCGCTGCCGCTGCGCGACCTGGCGCTGGCCGCGGGCATGCCGGCGGCCAAGGCATTTCCGCACCTGGTGAGCCTGCAGAAGACCGGACTGCTGGCGCGCGATGCCGCCGGCAACTACCGGTGCGGACCGCTGGCGCTGGAGCTGGGGCTGATCGCGCTGCAGCGGCTGTCGCCGACGCGCGAGGCCGAACCGGAGGTGATCGAGCTGGCCGGCACCACGGGCCTGAGCGTGGCCATGGCGGTGCTGGGGCCGCTCGGGCCCACGGTGGTGCGGCTGGAAGAATCGGCGCGGCCGCAGCATGTCAGCCTGCGCGTGGGCACGGTGCTGTCGCTGGTCCATACCGCGATCGGCCGCACCGTCGCGGCGCACCTGCCGGCCAACGTGCTGGCGGGCCTGCTGCAGAACGATGCGCTGCGCATGGCGGGCGCCGCCGCCGACAAGGTGCTCGGGCCCGGCGGCAAGCTGGCGCCGGCCTACGCCGCGCGGCTGGCGCAGGTGCGTGCGGCGCGCCTCGACAATGCGCTGAGCCATCCGGTGCCGGGCATCGACACGCTGGCGGCGCCGGTGTTCGACCACACCGGCAGCCTGGCGCTGGTGATCGCGGTGATGGGTTCGAGCGGCAGCTTCGACAGCAGCACCGCCGGCGCCACCGCCGCGCTGGTGCGGCAGGCGGCGGCACGGCTGTCGTGGCGCTTCGGCGCCCCCGAGGCTGGCTGA
- a CDS encoding DUF3079 domain-containing protein, protein MAKKFPLYPSHPERICWGCDKYCPVDAMRCGNGSSRTQHPVELLGDDWLECGDWGIEPPSATPPSGTTSR, encoded by the coding sequence ATGGCCAAGAAATTTCCCCTCTACCCCAGCCATCCCGAGCGCATCTGCTGGGGCTGCGACAAATACTGTCCGGTCGATGCCATGCGCTGCGGCAATGGCTCCAGCCGCACCCAGCATCCCGTCGAACTGCTCGGCGACGACTGGCTCGAATGCGGCGACTGGGGCATCGAGCCGCCGTCCGCCACGCCACCGTCCGGAACCACCTCCAGGTAG
- a CDS encoding MBL fold metallo-hydrolase has protein sequence MSKAFASQADLEAKQITFTQLSDNAWAYTAEGDPNSGVVIGDDGVLIVDTTATPAMAQDLIARIRTITDKPIKYVVLSHYHAVRVLGASAYFAEGAQQIIASRGTYEMIVERGEADMKSEIERFPRLFAGVETVPGLTWPTLVFEKEITLFLGQLEVRIAHLGSGHTKGDTVVWLPQQKVLFSGDLVEYDAACYCGDAQLAEWPATLDALQALNPEKLVPGRGPALTTPDEVKKGIAYTKDFVTTLFKSGQEAVAEKLDLKAAMAHTRRAMDPKFGHVFIYEHCLPFDVSRAYDEASGMRHPRIWTAQRDKEMWAALQD, from the coding sequence ATGTCCAAGGCATTCGCATCGCAGGCTGACCTGGAAGCCAAGCAGATCACCTTCACCCAGCTGTCCGACAACGCGTGGGCCTATACCGCCGAGGGCGACCCCAACTCCGGCGTGGTGATCGGCGACGACGGCGTGCTGATCGTCGACACCACCGCCACGCCGGCCATGGCGCAGGACCTGATCGCACGCATCCGCACCATCACCGACAAGCCGATCAAGTACGTGGTGCTGTCGCACTACCACGCCGTGCGCGTGCTGGGCGCGTCGGCCTACTTTGCCGAGGGCGCGCAGCAGATCATCGCCAGCCGCGGCACCTACGAGATGATCGTCGAGCGCGGCGAGGCCGACATGAAGTCCGAGATCGAACGCTTCCCGCGCCTGTTCGCCGGCGTCGAGACCGTGCCCGGCCTGACCTGGCCGACGCTGGTGTTCGAGAAGGAAATCACCCTGTTCCTGGGCCAGCTGGAAGTGCGCATCGCCCACCTGGGCTCGGGCCACACCAAGGGCGACACCGTGGTCTGGCTGCCGCAGCAGAAGGTGCTGTTCTCCGGCGACCTGGTCGAGTACGACGCCGCCTGCTACTGCGGCGATGCGCAACTGGCCGAATGGCCGGCCACGCTCGATGCGCTGCAGGCGCTGAACCCCGAGAAGCTGGTGCCTGGCCGCGGCCCCGCGCTGACCACGCCGGATGAAGTGAAAAAGGGCATCGCCTACACCAAGGACTTCGTCACCACGCTGTTCAAGTCGGGCCAGGAAGCGGTGGCGGAAAAGCTCGATCTGAAGGCCGCGATGGCGCACACGCGCCGCGCCATGGATCCGAAGTTCGGCCACGTCTTCATCTACGAGCACTGCCTCCCCTTCGACGTCTCGCGCGCCTATGACGAGGCCAGCGGCATGCGCCATCCGCGCATCTGGACCGCGCAGCGCGACAAGGAGATGTGGGCCGCGCTGCAGGACTGA
- the gabD gene encoding NADP-dependent succinate-semialdehyde dehydrogenase yields the protein MLNLQDSSLLRQQCLIDGRWIDGERRIDVTNPATGERVGQVPQLGAAETRQAIEGANRALPAWRARTAKERSALLRKWFELIMANQEDLARIMTAEQGKPIAEARGEIAYAASFIEWFAEEGKRVYGDTIPAPVSNQRIVVTKEPVGVCAAITPWNFPAAMITRKAGPALAVGCTMVLKPASQTPLTALALVALAERAGIPAGVLSVVTGSASAIGGEMSSNPLVRKLTFTGSTEVGRTLMAQTAATIKKVSMELGGNAPFIVFDDADLDAAVEGAIVSKYRNAGQTCVCANRIYVQSGVYDAFAQKLVAAVAALKVGNGMEDGVRIGPLIDDKAVAKVEEHIADALGKGARLLQGGQRHALGHSFFQPTVLADVAPGMLVAREETFGPLAPLFRFDTEDDVVAMANDTEFGLASYFYARDLGRVWRVSERLEYGMVGVNTGLISNEVAPFGGVKQSGVGREGSHYGIDDYLVIKYTCMAGI from the coding sequence ATGCTGAATCTCCAGGACTCCTCGCTGCTGCGGCAGCAATGCTTGATCGACGGCCGCTGGATCGATGGCGAGCGCCGCATCGATGTGACCAACCCCGCCACCGGCGAGCGCGTCGGCCAGGTGCCGCAGCTGGGCGCCGCCGAAACCCGCCAGGCCATCGAGGGCGCCAACCGCGCGCTGCCGGCATGGCGCGCGCGCACCGCCAAGGAACGCTCGGCGCTGCTGCGCAAATGGTTCGAGCTGATCATGGCGAACCAGGAAGACCTGGCCCGCATCATGACCGCGGAGCAAGGCAAGCCGATCGCCGAGGCGCGCGGCGAGATCGCCTACGCGGCCTCGTTCATCGAATGGTTTGCCGAGGAAGGCAAGCGGGTCTATGGCGATACCATTCCCGCCCCGGTCAGCAACCAGCGCATCGTGGTGACCAAGGAGCCGGTCGGCGTCTGCGCCGCGATCACGCCGTGGAATTTTCCCGCCGCCATGATTACCCGCAAGGCAGGCCCGGCGCTGGCGGTAGGCTGCACCATGGTGCTCAAACCCGCCTCGCAGACGCCGCTGACGGCGCTCGCGCTGGTGGCGCTGGCCGAGCGCGCCGGCATTCCGGCCGGCGTGCTGTCGGTGGTGACCGGCTCGGCCAGCGCGATCGGCGGCGAGATGAGCAGCAATCCGCTGGTGCGCAAGCTGACCTTCACCGGCTCGACCGAAGTCGGCCGCACGCTGATGGCGCAGACCGCTGCCACCATCAAGAAGGTGTCGATGGAACTGGGCGGCAATGCGCCCTTTATCGTGTTCGACGATGCCGACCTCGACGCCGCCGTGGAAGGCGCGATCGTCTCGAAGTACCGCAACGCCGGACAGACCTGCGTCTGCGCCAACCGCATCTATGTGCAGTCCGGCGTGTATGACGCGTTTGCGCAGAAGCTGGTTGCCGCGGTGGCGGCGCTGAAGGTGGGCAACGGCATGGAAGACGGCGTGCGCATCGGTCCGCTGATCGACGACAAGGCCGTGGCCAAGGTGGAAGAGCATATCGCCGATGCGCTCGGCAAGGGCGCGCGCCTGCTGCAGGGCGGCCAGCGCCACGCGCTCGGCCATTCTTTCTTCCAGCCGACCGTGCTGGCCGACGTCGCGCCCGGCATGCTGGTCGCGCGCGAGGAAACCTTCGGCCCGCTGGCGCCGCTGTTCCGCTTCGACACCGAGGACGACGTGGTCGCCATGGCCAACGATACCGAGTTCGGCCTGGCCAGCTACTTCTATGCGCGCGACCTGGGCCGGGTCTGGCGCGTCTCCGAACGGCTGGAATACGGCATGGTCGGGGTCAACACGGGGCTGATCTCGAACGAGGTCGCGCCGTTCGGCGGCGTCAAGCAATCGGGCGTGGGCCGCGAGGGCTCGCATTACGGCATCGACGATTACCTGGTCATCAAGTACACCTGCATGGCAGGCATCTGA